The following proteins are co-located in the Leptodactylus fuscus isolate aLepFus1 chromosome 8, aLepFus1.hap2, whole genome shotgun sequence genome:
- the ZNF804A gene encoding zinc finger protein 804A isoform X2, giving the protein MIMHTNRLKELKQREFSRNVASKLRRNERKQKKYLQRLHKLAEHKREPTCAPGSGPMFKSTTVTVHDHIHGSLQSTIVHTTEREKPQLASITNIHNSTNVASILLPSSESSQNDNKMQKDSEHKISFSFSFPKKTPVKLEASAAVFYEFNEDMSSGHGLKKRSRFLPSSFSVQSSLPIDTVSCLNGEDGEDVLNPEKPLSGREDAAPDTDQKQLNGEELTSFLTSEVCQLKVPLEFEVEAQHVNSDTLIRSKHNVDDHKTDHDKLAIGCLKLEMPCPETDSDIHDDQAVLEIGELGASNKTNESATENISDLTVNKGGKTIHEKEEPVKRLNYDFHPVQNRDGSKVLQWPSEMIRYTCTQPSLSYSCNPLHFDFRSSKAINPKDQPFCQDGTFSNRDPKTMLKLNCQTVVSEDNNDPINACHPMSKASSKLKCYSLICSIKEDQKHNISKYLLNNDFDFRKRKCNKKFQHSCRKGRKRKCKVQESRMRYRKKCHVNEDTQNNFKNLEQQHVGSKDAFCSLKNLTLSHQLPHAESDHTERELLKRPALKIKEECEVWNVDQKRGFANQIENELSKNTRSFNYQSKILQLDHCSQNIAYSDTFCRWSSNKISSNHGNHQTFLNHSYRFKRTQRTVIDEIELYFKRPRLCRSVSASQQVFFPEKNFSILCKPIPIRSTEGINKRTNNRRRNKYCKLIKNNFTFHKADRFLNENYYKLAKESLRAKEFLKKIVKIKKVVENKLDQLCKNLLAFKHNNKPPIASSIKDLSMDNNCILPPVKDGEHNEDSFPSSEDLPQCQGQSAPWPVKACNGVKNSAGQDKPEDRDSQGVPMDDAHVTTKKYITDQLLSHVTIPYQQAHLPGTYAKKLKYHQCARYGPALQPHPFPTRFKLIFPAGAIQTCTTVYPVPLEPPLCSSSIAALPQHLTAPFPAASVDSVKLICPQQQFLCPQSQGVSRTPFYQMTMEPSLCTRDAFGSSPQLPIITNTVLCHVPVPLPQPSPTAVFTPIHSHLPALIPLHSLF; this is encoded by the coding sequence TGCTCCAGGAAGTGGTCCAATGTTCAAATCCACAACAGTGACCGTTCACGATCATATCCATGGAAGTCTTCAAAGTACTATTGTCCACACTACAGAGAGAGAAAAACCACAGCTTGCATCCATCACAAATATCCATAACAGCACAAATGTGGCGTCTATACTTCTACCCAGTTCAGAGAGTTCTCAGAATGATAACAAGATGCAAAAAGATAGCGAACATAAAATAAgcttctccttctcctttccAAAAAAGACCCCCGTTAAACTCGAAGCTTCTGCTGCAGTTTTCTATGAATTCAATGAAGACATGTCGAGTGGTCATGGGTTAAAGAAAAGAAGCAGATTTTTACCATCATCATTCAGTGTTCAGTCATCTTTGCCGATAGACACAGTGTCATGCCTAAATGGTGAGGATGGAGAAGATGTCTTAAATCCTGAAAAACCATTATCTGGAAGAGAAGATGCTGCCCCAGATACAGATCAGAAACAATTGAATGGGGAAGAGTTGACTAGTTTTTTAACCTCAGAAGTTTGTCAATTAAAAGTGCCTTTAGAATTTGAGGTCGAAGCACAACATGTGAACTCAGATACTCTCATTCGCTCAAAACACAATGTCGATGACCACAAAACTGATCATGATAAACTGGCCATAGGGTGCCTAAAATTGGAGATGCCTTGTCCAGAGACAGACAGTGACATTCATGATGACCAAGCTGTATTAGAAATTGGAGAATTAGGAGCTAGCAATAAAACTAATGAAAGTGCCACGGAGAATATATCAGATTTGACAGTCAACAAAGGTGGAAAAACGATACACGAAAAGGAGGAGCCCGTGAAGAGGTTAAATTATGACTTTCATCCAGTGCAAAACAGAGATGGGTCAAAAGTTCTTCAGTGGCCTTCTGAAATGATAAGGTATACCTGCACGCAACCGTCACTCTCCTACAGTTGCAACCCATTGCATTTTGATTTTCGTTCATCTAAAGCAATAAATCCAAAAGATCAACCATTTTGCCAAGACGGTACCTTCTCCAACAGAGATCCAAAAACCATGCTGAAGCTAAATTGTCAAACCGTTGTCTCCGAAGACAATAATGATCCAATAAACGCATGTCACCCTATGTCAAAAGCTTCAAGTAAGCTGAAATGTTATAGCTTAATATGCAGTATTAAAGAAGATCAAAAGCACAATATCTCGAAATATCTTCTGAACAACGACTTTGACTTTAGAAAGAGGAAGTGCAATAAAAAATTCCAACACTCATGTCGAAAAGGACGAAAACGAAAATGTAAAGTCCAAGAATCCCGAATGAGATATAGGAAAAAATGTCACGTAAATGAAGATACTCAAAATAACTTTAAAAATTTAGAACAACAACACGTTGGATCAAAAGACGCGTTTTGCTCATTAAAAAATTTAACACTTTCTCATCAACTGCCACATGCTGAGAGTGATCACACAGAAAGAGAATTGTTAAAAAGACCAGCGCTAAAGATCAAAGAAGAATGTGAGGTTTGGAACGTAGATCAGAAAAGAGGTTTCGCCAATCAAATAGAAAATGAACTTAGCAAGAACACAAGGTCTTTCAACTACCAATCAAAAATCCTGCAACTAGATCATTGCTCTCAAAATATAGCTTATTCTGACACTTTTTGTAGATGGAGTTCTAACAAAATAAGCTCTAATCATGGAAACCACCAAACCTTTCTAAACCATAGTTATAGGTTCAAAAGAACCCAAAGAACTGTAATAGATGAGATAGAATTGTACTTTAAAAGACCCAGGCTCTGCAGATCGGTCTCCGCTTCCCAACAGGTCTTCTTCCCAGAGAAAAACTTTTCTATTTTGTGTAAACCTATCCCTATAAGAAGTACGGAAGGAATTAACAAGAGGACGAATAACAGGCGGAGAAACAAATACTGCAAACTAATAAAAAATAACTTCACTTTCCATAAAGCTGACAGATTTCTAAACGAAAACTATTACAAATTGGCTAAAGAATCCCTTCGAGCCAAGGAGTTTCTCAAGAAaatagtaaaaattaaaaaagtggTGGAAAATAAGTTGGACCAGTTATGTAAGAATTTGCTGGCGTTCAAACATAATAATAAACCTCCGATTGCCTCTTCCATTAAAGACCTTAGTATGGATAACAATTGTATCTTACCTCCAGTGAAAGATGGTGAACATAATGAAGACTCTTTTCCTTCTAGTGAAGATCTACCACAGTGCCAAGGACAGTCAGCACCTTGGCCCGTGAAAGCTTGTAATGGAGTAAAGAACAGTGCTGGCCAAGATAAACCTGAGGATAGAGATAGTCAAGGAGTTCCAATGGATGACGCACATGTGACTACTAAAAAATATATCACAGATCAGCTTTTGTCACATGTCACCATTCCGTACCAACAAGCTCATCTTCCAGGAACATACGCTAAGAAGCTTAAGTATCATCAGTGTGCCAGGTATGGCCCAGCCCTGCAGCCTCATCCTTTTCCCACCAGGTTTAAGTTGATATTTCCAGCAGGAGCCATTCAGACATGTACCACAGTCTACCCTGTTCCATTAGAGCCGCCATTATGTTCCTCTTCTATAGCTGCCTTACCTCAGCATCTAACTGCTCCCTTTCCAGCTGCCTCTGTTGACAGTGTCAAACTTATATGTCCTCAGCAGCAATTTCTGTGTCCACAGAGTCAAGGTGTTTCCAGGACTCCATTCTACCAAATGACAATGGAGCCAAGCTTATGCACTAGGGATGCCTTTGGTTCTTCACCACAGCTACCCATTATCACAAATACTGTGCTTTGTCACGTTCCGGTGCCTCTTCCACAGCCTTCACCTACAGCAGTTTTTACACCAATACACTCACATTTGCCAGCACTTATTCCTTTACATTCTCTTTTTTGA
- the ZNF804A gene encoding zinc finger protein 804A isoform X3 gives MFKSTTVTVHDHIHGSLQSTIVHTTEREKPQLASITNIHNSTNVASILLPSSESSQNDNKMQKDSEHKISFSFSFPKKTPVKLEASAAVFYEFNEDMSSGHGLKKRSRFLPSSFSVQSSLPIDTVSCLNGEDGEDVLNPEKPLSGREDAAPDTDQKQLNGEELTSFLTSEVCQLKVPLEFEVEAQHVNSDTLIRSKHNVDDHKTDHDKLAIGCLKLEMPCPETDSDIHDDQAVLEIGELGASNKTNESATENISDLTVNKGGKTIHEKEEPVKRLNYDFHPVQNRDGSKVLQWPSEMIRYTCTQPSLSYSCNPLHFDFRSSKAINPKDQPFCQDGTFSNRDPKTMLKLNCQTVVSEDNNDPINACHPMSKASSKLKCYSLICSIKEDQKHNISKYLLNNDFDFRKRKCNKKFQHSCRKGRKRKCKVQESRMRYRKKCHVNEDTQNNFKNLEQQHVGSKDAFCSLKNLTLSHQLPHAESDHTERELLKRPALKIKEECEVWNVDQKRGFANQIENELSKNTRSFNYQSKILQLDHCSQNIAYSDTFCRWSSNKISSNHGNHQTFLNHSYRFKRTQRTVIDEIELYFKRPRLCRSVSASQQVFFPEKNFSILCKPIPIRSTEGINKRTNNRRRNKYCKLIKNNFTFHKADRFLNENYYKLAKESLRAKEFLKKIVKIKKVVENKLDQLCKNLLAFKHNNKPPIASSIKDLSMDNNCILPPVKDGEHNEDSFPSSEDLPQCQGQSAPWPVKACNGVKNSAGQDKPEDRDSQGVPMDDAHVTTKKYITDQLLSHVTIPYQQAHLPGTYAKKLKYHQCARYGPALQPHPFPTRFKLIFPAGAIQTCTTVYPVPLEPPLCSSSIAALPQHLTAPFPAASVDSVKLICPQQQFLCPQSQGVSRTPFYQMTMEPSLCTRDAFGSSPQLPIITNTVLCHVPVPLPQPSPTAVFTPIHSHLPALIPLHSLF, from the coding sequence ATGTTCAAATCCACAACAGTGACCGTTCACGATCATATCCATGGAAGTCTTCAAAGTACTATTGTCCACACTACAGAGAGAGAAAAACCACAGCTTGCATCCATCACAAATATCCATAACAGCACAAATGTGGCGTCTATACTTCTACCCAGTTCAGAGAGTTCTCAGAATGATAACAAGATGCAAAAAGATAGCGAACATAAAATAAgcttctccttctcctttccAAAAAAGACCCCCGTTAAACTCGAAGCTTCTGCTGCAGTTTTCTATGAATTCAATGAAGACATGTCGAGTGGTCATGGGTTAAAGAAAAGAAGCAGATTTTTACCATCATCATTCAGTGTTCAGTCATCTTTGCCGATAGACACAGTGTCATGCCTAAATGGTGAGGATGGAGAAGATGTCTTAAATCCTGAAAAACCATTATCTGGAAGAGAAGATGCTGCCCCAGATACAGATCAGAAACAATTGAATGGGGAAGAGTTGACTAGTTTTTTAACCTCAGAAGTTTGTCAATTAAAAGTGCCTTTAGAATTTGAGGTCGAAGCACAACATGTGAACTCAGATACTCTCATTCGCTCAAAACACAATGTCGATGACCACAAAACTGATCATGATAAACTGGCCATAGGGTGCCTAAAATTGGAGATGCCTTGTCCAGAGACAGACAGTGACATTCATGATGACCAAGCTGTATTAGAAATTGGAGAATTAGGAGCTAGCAATAAAACTAATGAAAGTGCCACGGAGAATATATCAGATTTGACAGTCAACAAAGGTGGAAAAACGATACACGAAAAGGAGGAGCCCGTGAAGAGGTTAAATTATGACTTTCATCCAGTGCAAAACAGAGATGGGTCAAAAGTTCTTCAGTGGCCTTCTGAAATGATAAGGTATACCTGCACGCAACCGTCACTCTCCTACAGTTGCAACCCATTGCATTTTGATTTTCGTTCATCTAAAGCAATAAATCCAAAAGATCAACCATTTTGCCAAGACGGTACCTTCTCCAACAGAGATCCAAAAACCATGCTGAAGCTAAATTGTCAAACCGTTGTCTCCGAAGACAATAATGATCCAATAAACGCATGTCACCCTATGTCAAAAGCTTCAAGTAAGCTGAAATGTTATAGCTTAATATGCAGTATTAAAGAAGATCAAAAGCACAATATCTCGAAATATCTTCTGAACAACGACTTTGACTTTAGAAAGAGGAAGTGCAATAAAAAATTCCAACACTCATGTCGAAAAGGACGAAAACGAAAATGTAAAGTCCAAGAATCCCGAATGAGATATAGGAAAAAATGTCACGTAAATGAAGATACTCAAAATAACTTTAAAAATTTAGAACAACAACACGTTGGATCAAAAGACGCGTTTTGCTCATTAAAAAATTTAACACTTTCTCATCAACTGCCACATGCTGAGAGTGATCACACAGAAAGAGAATTGTTAAAAAGACCAGCGCTAAAGATCAAAGAAGAATGTGAGGTTTGGAACGTAGATCAGAAAAGAGGTTTCGCCAATCAAATAGAAAATGAACTTAGCAAGAACACAAGGTCTTTCAACTACCAATCAAAAATCCTGCAACTAGATCATTGCTCTCAAAATATAGCTTATTCTGACACTTTTTGTAGATGGAGTTCTAACAAAATAAGCTCTAATCATGGAAACCACCAAACCTTTCTAAACCATAGTTATAGGTTCAAAAGAACCCAAAGAACTGTAATAGATGAGATAGAATTGTACTTTAAAAGACCCAGGCTCTGCAGATCGGTCTCCGCTTCCCAACAGGTCTTCTTCCCAGAGAAAAACTTTTCTATTTTGTGTAAACCTATCCCTATAAGAAGTACGGAAGGAATTAACAAGAGGACGAATAACAGGCGGAGAAACAAATACTGCAAACTAATAAAAAATAACTTCACTTTCCATAAAGCTGACAGATTTCTAAACGAAAACTATTACAAATTGGCTAAAGAATCCCTTCGAGCCAAGGAGTTTCTCAAGAAaatagtaaaaattaaaaaagtggTGGAAAATAAGTTGGACCAGTTATGTAAGAATTTGCTGGCGTTCAAACATAATAATAAACCTCCGATTGCCTCTTCCATTAAAGACCTTAGTATGGATAACAATTGTATCTTACCTCCAGTGAAAGATGGTGAACATAATGAAGACTCTTTTCCTTCTAGTGAAGATCTACCACAGTGCCAAGGACAGTCAGCACCTTGGCCCGTGAAAGCTTGTAATGGAGTAAAGAACAGTGCTGGCCAAGATAAACCTGAGGATAGAGATAGTCAAGGAGTTCCAATGGATGACGCACATGTGACTACTAAAAAATATATCACAGATCAGCTTTTGTCACATGTCACCATTCCGTACCAACAAGCTCATCTTCCAGGAACATACGCTAAGAAGCTTAAGTATCATCAGTGTGCCAGGTATGGCCCAGCCCTGCAGCCTCATCCTTTTCCCACCAGGTTTAAGTTGATATTTCCAGCAGGAGCCATTCAGACATGTACCACAGTCTACCCTGTTCCATTAGAGCCGCCATTATGTTCCTCTTCTATAGCTGCCTTACCTCAGCATCTAACTGCTCCCTTTCCAGCTGCCTCTGTTGACAGTGTCAAACTTATATGTCCTCAGCAGCAATTTCTGTGTCCACAGAGTCAAGGTGTTTCCAGGACTCCATTCTACCAAATGACAATGGAGCCAAGCTTATGCACTAGGGATGCCTTTGGTTCTTCACCACAGCTACCCATTATCACAAATACTGTGCTTTGTCACGTTCCGGTGCCTCTTCCACAGCCTTCACCTACAGCAGTTTTTACACCAATACACTCACATTTGCCAGCACTTATTCCTTTACATTCTCTTTTTTGA